A DNA window from Polynucleobacter sp. AP-Titi-500A-B4 contains the following coding sequences:
- the fdh3B gene encoding formate dehydrogenase FDH3 subunit beta gives MARMKFICDTERCIECNGCVTACKNDNEVPWGVNRRRVVTVNDGIIGQEKSISVACMHCTDAPCMAVCPVDCFYRTDEGVVLHDKDICIGCGYCSFACPFGAPQFLSKGAFGSRSKMDKCTFCSGGPEENGSVAEFEKYGRNRLAEGKLPLCAEMCSTKALIGGDSDIISGIFNQRVSLREKNGKYTGSKAFGWTTAYGGPDTPAPTPTPAAKIPGAK, from the coding sequence TAAGAACGATAACGAGGTACCTTGGGGTGTGAATCGTCGCCGTGTTGTTACGGTAAACGACGGCATCATTGGACAAGAGAAATCAATCTCAGTGGCATGTATGCACTGTACTGATGCGCCTTGCATGGCAGTTTGTCCAGTAGATTGCTTCTACCGTACTGATGAAGGTGTTGTTCTTCACGACAAAGATATCTGTATTGGCTGTGGATACTGCTCATTTGCCTGCCCATTTGGCGCACCTCAGTTCTTGAGCAAAGGCGCCTTTGGTTCACGCAGCAAAATGGATAAGTGCACATTCTGTAGCGGTGGCCCAGAAGAGAACGGTAGCGTTGCCGAGTTTGAGAAATACGGTCGCAACCGTTTGGCAGAAGGTAAGTTGCCACTTTGCGCAGAAATGTGCTCAACAAAAGCATTGATCGGTGGCGATAGCGACATTATTTCTGGCATCTTTAATCAACGTGTGAGCTTGCGTGAGAAGAATGGCAAGTACACCGGTTCTAAAGCCTTCGGTTGGACAACGGCTTATGGTGGTCCAGATACACCAGCACCAACACCAACGCCTGCTGCAAAAATTCCAGGAGCTAAATAA
- a CDS encoding formate dehydrogenase subunit gamma, with protein sequence MKRSFSKVLRTLVVAAGLSLTLGSGMSFAERAPMAPLPSPSGVDVPPLSVPANPNSLANGTQAQSQPANPSIFTTANSDPYNYVSIPDKESSVLIQRSGEQWRVIRNGVITVYGGWLLAIAFFGIAAMYTIKGSIKLHEPMSGVKIKRFSAFDRLVHWTMAASFLALAFTGLLILYGKYFAMPLMGGVAYGSFLNLCKNIHNFTGPLFTICIVIFFLLFAHKNLPGKGDMAWFLSFGGIFSGKHVPAGFFNGGEKVWFWFGMTFLGLVVSASGFVLDMIVPFMTIEYTRGTMQIANIIHSSAAILMSAMAMGHIYIGTIGMQGSIDGMKTGYVDATWAKEHHELWYDKLNK encoded by the coding sequence ATGAAACGATCATTTTCTAAAGTTCTACGCACTTTGGTGGTGGCAGCAGGTTTGTCACTGACGCTAGGCAGCGGTATGAGCTTTGCAGAACGTGCGCCAATGGCACCGTTGCCATCTCCTAGTGGAGTGGATGTTCCGCCTTTATCAGTGCCTGCGAATCCCAACAGCTTGGCCAACGGTACACAAGCGCAATCTCAGCCCGCTAACCCTTCGATATTTACGACAGCCAATAGTGATCCATACAACTACGTCAGCATTCCAGACAAAGAGTCTAGTGTTCTGATTCAGCGTTCTGGCGAGCAATGGCGTGTGATTCGTAATGGCGTAATTACTGTTTACGGCGGTTGGTTGTTAGCAATTGCATTCTTTGGTATTGCTGCGATGTACACCATTAAGGGTTCCATCAAGTTGCACGAGCCAATGTCGGGCGTCAAAATCAAGCGCTTTAGTGCATTCGACCGCTTGGTTCACTGGACTATGGCTGCCAGCTTCTTGGCTTTAGCCTTTACTGGGTTACTCATTTTGTACGGCAAGTACTTTGCAATGCCTTTGATGGGTGGAGTTGCTTATGGCTCATTCTTAAATCTTTGCAAGAACATCCATAACTTCACGGGACCACTTTTCACCATATGTATCGTCATCTTCTTCTTGCTCTTTGCTCATAAGAATTTGCCTGGTAAGGGTGATATGGCTTGGTTCCTTTCCTTTGGTGGAATTTTCAGTGGCAAACATGTGCCAGCTGGTTTCTTTAACGGTGGTGAAAAGGTTTGGTTCTGGTTCGGTATGACCTTCTTAGGATTGGTAGTCTCCGCTTCAGGCTTTGTGCTCGATATGATCGTGCCATTCATGACGATTGAATACACCCGCGGCACAATGCAGATTGCTAACATCATCCATAGCAGTGCAGCTATCTTGATGTCGGCAATGGCAATGGGTCACATCTATATCGGTACTATCGGCATGCAAGGTTCGATTGACGGCATGAAGACCGGCTATGTAGATGCTACTTGGGCTAAAGAGCACCATGAGCTCTGGTATGACAAACTGAATAAATAA
- a CDS encoding ATP-binding cassette domain-containing protein, whose protein sequence is MVNVSEQFEKFIELKDITVVSNGRTILNIPHTIIPADRITACIGPNGAGKTTLLKLLDGLIKPDTGTVSYSFANKTALVLHHTPMIKASTRANLSLVKDADSAITSIEIDRVMEQVGLKSLASSPAHKLSAGERQKLCLGRAILQKPNLVLLDEPTANLDPTATEQVENLIREFNQHGSDVIFSSHQLAQVQRLAQHIIFIDQGEIKEKGPVGPFFLNPQTSAAKRYLHQELSTE, encoded by the coding sequence ATGGTTAATGTGAGCGAACAATTTGAGAAGTTCATTGAACTCAAAGACATTACTGTTGTTAGCAATGGCCGAACTATTCTGAACATACCCCATACCATCATTCCAGCAGATCGCATCACTGCTTGCATTGGCCCAAATGGTGCAGGTAAAACTACCTTGTTAAAACTCCTTGATGGCCTCATCAAACCCGATACTGGAACAGTGAGCTATTCATTTGCAAATAAGACAGCTTTGGTGCTGCATCACACACCGATGATTAAGGCGTCTACTAGAGCCAATCTCAGTCTCGTCAAAGATGCCGACTCCGCAATAACTTCGATTGAGATTGATCGGGTGATGGAGCAAGTTGGACTAAAGAGCCTTGCTTCCAGCCCTGCACATAAGCTATCAGCTGGAGAGCGACAAAAGCTTTGTCTTGGTAGAGCCATTTTGCAAAAGCCCAATTTAGTACTGCTGGACGAACCTACTGCAAACCTAGACCCAACTGCTACGGAGCAAGTTGAAAACCTGATTCGAGAATTCAATCAGCATGGATCTGATGTGATTTTTTCCTCCCATCAACTAGCTCAAGTACAACGACTTGCTCAGCACATCATTTTTATTGATCAAGGCGAGATAAAAGAAAAGGGACCCGTAGGCCCCTTCTTTTTAAATCCTCAAACTTCAGCAGCGAAACGCTACCTCCATCAAGAATTAAGTACTGAATAA
- a CDS encoding ABC transporter permease, which translates to MFTAFSDAFALLAHLDGGVLGIVLVSLQVSLTALLFGTLIGLPIGALLATEEFAGKKSIIVTLNTLMGVPTVIIGVIVYLLLSRSGPLGAWGWLFTPKGMIVAQTLLTTPLIAALSRQILEDSWKIHRDSFLSLRLPQLSRYKWLIWDCRFSLTIAILAGLARAISEVGAVMIVGGNIQNSTRTMTTAIALETSKGDLPLALALGIVLLGIVLIANLFTFIVRQIVERRYG; encoded by the coding sequence ATGTTCACCGCTTTTTCTGATGCCTTTGCACTTCTTGCTCACCTAGACGGTGGGGTGCTGGGTATTGTCCTAGTTTCCCTTCAGGTCAGCCTTACCGCCCTCCTCTTTGGCACCTTGATAGGGCTTCCCATTGGCGCCCTTCTGGCTACAGAGGAATTTGCCGGTAAAAAGTCGATTATTGTGACCCTCAATACTCTGATGGGTGTACCTACCGTCATTATTGGGGTGATTGTCTACCTGCTGCTGTCTCGATCGGGGCCTCTAGGCGCTTGGGGATGGCTGTTTACACCCAAGGGCATGATTGTGGCTCAAACACTGCTCACAACCCCCTTAATTGCCGCCTTAAGCCGCCAAATTCTGGAGGATTCTTGGAAGATTCATCGGGATTCATTTTTGAGTCTGCGCCTACCTCAGCTATCCCGATATAAGTGGCTAATTTGGGATTGCAGATTCTCTCTCACCATTGCCATCCTAGCCGGGCTTGCCAGAGCCATTTCGGAAGTTGGGGCGGTCATGATTGTGGGCGGCAATATTCAGAACTCTACTCGAACAATGACGACTGCCATTGCTCTAGAAACAAGTAAAGGCGATTTACCTCTAGCTCTTGCATTGGGTATCGTCCTACTAGGAATCGTATTGATTGCCAATCTGTTTACATTTATTGTTCGTCAAATTGTGGAGCGTCGCTATGGTTAA
- a CDS encoding endonuclease/exonuclease/phosphatase family protein, translating to MTQAKTGRFTVMSMNVHKGLSPLHRHSTIYQLRQRMRSHHPDLLFLQELQQEHRGRIRRFAQWPLTELTHFLSEDFWHDWHYGKNVEYPDGHHGNAILSKHPLHKGQNYDISAYRFERRGLLHSVIQFDDARPAVHCFCVHLALFERGRERQLEEIIRYIEELTNDAPTIVAGDFNDWRNRVSAPMRIAGFQEVFEALTGSPAKTFPSVKPLLPMDRIYVRGLKIHSAEILHEWMKLSDHLGIAAELELI from the coding sequence ATGACGCAAGCAAAGACCGGTCGTTTTACCGTGATGAGCATGAATGTGCATAAGGGCTTGTCACCCTTGCATCGACATTCCACCATTTATCAATTGCGCCAAAGGATGCGCAGTCATCATCCTGATTTATTGTTTCTGCAGGAACTTCAGCAAGAGCATCGCGGTAGGATTCGGCGATTTGCTCAGTGGCCTTTGACAGAATTAACCCACTTTCTTTCGGAAGATTTTTGGCATGACTGGCACTACGGTAAAAACGTCGAGTATCCAGATGGTCATCACGGCAATGCGATTTTGTCAAAACACCCTTTGCATAAGGGGCAGAATTACGATATCTCAGCATATCGTTTTGAGAGACGCGGTCTATTGCATAGTGTGATTCAGTTTGATGATGCGAGACCCGCTGTCCATTGTTTTTGTGTTCACCTAGCTTTATTTGAGCGGGGTAGAGAGCGGCAGCTAGAAGAGATCATTCGTTATATTGAAGAGCTGACAAATGATGCGCCAACGATTGTGGCTGGAGATTTTAATGATTGGCGTAACCGCGTGAGTGCTCCTATGCGAATTGCTGGTTTTCAAGAAGTATTTGAAGCCTTGACTGGTTCACCCGCAAAAACTTTTCCTAGCGTGAAGCCTTTGCTGCCCATGGATCGCATTTATGTTCGTGGACTAAAGATTCATTCGGCAGAAATTTTGCATGAATGGATGAAATTGTCGGATCATCTGGGAATTGCAGCAGAACTGGAACTAATATGA
- the cls gene encoding cardiolipin synthase, with protein sequence MNDLLSLFLRHTFELNLNWLLLVHFLLVTYFIGVIISVRRPVGVAFAWIFIVMTFPVLGISLYVLIGERPVGRKLTRKITRMNREYEKITEGMRMMYAGDKLKLPIEARSFSLLAESNNGTPVVAGNQIELHTNSLQILQLFIDEINQAKESLHLEFYIWALGGDADRVGEALIAASKRAVACRVLLDSLGSKDWFKSKWPARFRNAGIEVTEALPIQIGRFQFRRADLRLHRKIFVIDNSIVWTGSMNLVDPRTFKQDSGVGEWVDAMVRVEGPVAAQFELTFAFDWSVDNPKITHFRDQKSPIAPCEGGVIAQELASGPVYRDDILYQVMLSAIIDAQEELTITTPYFGPDDGLMQALMSTARRGVKVTLIVPKLNDSKLVAWSSKSYYEDLLNSGVHIAEFHGGLLHTKSLLVDKKAAIFGSVNFDQRSLRLNFEISLIVYNIDFALKLQALIESYLAQSDYIDPTVWSKRPRWQHYLENAAHLTSPLL encoded by the coding sequence ATGAATGACCTACTAAGCCTATTTTTAAGACATACCTTCGAGCTCAATCTAAATTGGCTTCTGCTGGTTCATTTTCTCTTAGTCACTTACTTTATCGGTGTCATTATTTCAGTCAGGCGGCCAGTAGGCGTTGCCTTTGCCTGGATTTTTATTGTGATGACTTTCCCGGTATTGGGAATCAGCTTATATGTACTCATTGGTGAGCGTCCAGTTGGTCGTAAGTTAACGCGAAAAATTACCCGCATGAATCGCGAATACGAAAAGATCACTGAGGGTATGCGAATGATGTATGCAGGGGATAAGCTGAAGCTACCAATTGAGGCCCGCTCATTTAGTCTTTTGGCAGAATCGAATAATGGCACGCCTGTAGTCGCTGGAAATCAGATCGAGTTGCATACGAATTCATTACAAATTCTGCAGCTCTTTATTGATGAGATTAACCAGGCAAAAGAAAGTCTCCATCTTGAATTCTATATTTGGGCCTTAGGTGGTGATGCTGACCGAGTCGGAGAGGCATTAATCGCCGCCTCTAAGCGCGCGGTTGCTTGCCGTGTTTTATTGGACTCTTTGGGAAGTAAAGATTGGTTTAAGTCTAAATGGCCAGCTCGCTTTCGGAATGCAGGAATCGAGGTGACGGAAGCATTGCCTATTCAGATTGGTAGATTTCAATTTCGCCGTGCCGATTTGCGTTTGCATCGAAAAATATTTGTCATCGATAACTCCATCGTATGGACTGGTAGCATGAATTTAGTTGATCCACGCACATTCAAGCAAGATTCGGGAGTGGGTGAGTGGGTAGATGCGATGGTTCGAGTTGAGGGCCCTGTGGCAGCACAATTTGAGCTGACATTCGCTTTTGATTGGAGTGTTGATAACCCTAAGATTACCCATTTCAGAGATCAGAAGTCTCCAATAGCACCTTGCGAGGGTGGAGTGATTGCACAGGAACTTGCATCTGGCCCAGTATATCGGGATGATATTTTGTACCAAGTGATGTTGTCAGCGATTATTGATGCCCAAGAAGAGTTGACAATCACTACGCCATACTTTGGTCCAGATGATGGATTAATGCAAGCACTGATGTCGACTGCTAGACGTGGGGTGAAGGTAACCCTGATTGTGCCCAAATTGAATGATTCAAAGTTGGTCGCCTGGAGCAGTAAGAGTTATTACGAGGATCTCCTGAATTCAGGGGTGCATATTGCCGAGTTTCACGGTGGTCTTTTGCACACTAAGAGTTTGCTAGTGGATAAAAAAGCAGCCATTTTCGGTTCAGTCAATTTTGACCAACGTAGCCTACGACTGAATTTTGAAATTAGTCTGATTGTGTACAACATCGATTTTGCTCTGAAGCTTCAAGCTTTGATCGAGTCATATTTAGCGCAGTCTGATTACATTGATCCAACGGTATGGTCAAAGCGCCCACGTTGGCAGCACTACCTAGAAAACGCTGCCCACCTTACATCACCGTTACTTTAA
- a CDS encoding CaiB/BaiF CoA-transferase family protein has product MSVRPLDGITVIALEHVIAAPFCTRQLADLGARIIKIERPGDGDFARGYDTQVDGLSSHFVWVNRSKESLTLDLKQESAIAVLKNLLKTADVFIQNLAPGAAARMGLTAEALQKDNPGLILCAISGYGNDGPYRDKKAYDLLIQSEAGFLSITGTPETPSKAGNSIADIAAGMYAYTNILAALLQRGKTGKGTVIDISMLEALSEWMSFPMYYAYKGANPPSRNGASHATIYPYGPFKAGDGKTVMLGLQNEREWVQFCEIVLENPVLAKDERFDKNFKRNEKRAELLEIINTCFSKLTSEQLIARLEKAQIANAHLNDMEGLWKHEQLKARKRWTEVGTPNGQIAALLPPGLNDSYEYRMDPIPSVGQHTDAILKELGLAETEIANMRASGAI; this is encoded by the coding sequence ATGAGCGTTCGTCCCTTAGATGGAATTACTGTTATCGCCCTAGAGCATGTGATTGCAGCGCCATTCTGCACGCGTCAGCTGGCTGACTTAGGTGCACGCATTATTAAGATTGAACGCCCTGGAGACGGTGACTTTGCTAGGGGATATGACACACAAGTAGATGGCCTCTCTTCCCACTTTGTTTGGGTCAATCGCTCTAAAGAAAGTTTGACACTTGATCTCAAGCAAGAATCAGCAATCGCAGTCTTAAAAAATCTATTAAAGACTGCCGATGTCTTTATTCAAAATTTGGCTCCCGGTGCAGCAGCACGCATGGGATTAACCGCTGAGGCTTTACAAAAAGATAACCCTGGTTTGATTCTCTGCGCGATCTCCGGTTACGGTAATGATGGTCCCTATCGCGATAAAAAAGCGTATGACCTATTAATTCAGAGTGAGGCAGGCTTTCTGTCGATCACCGGTACGCCTGAGACCCCGAGCAAAGCGGGTAACTCCATTGCAGATATTGCAGCAGGCATGTATGCCTATACCAATATCCTGGCAGCTCTATTACAAAGAGGCAAAACCGGCAAAGGCACCGTCATTGATATCTCGATGCTGGAAGCCTTGAGTGAATGGATGAGTTTTCCAATGTATTACGCCTACAAGGGTGCTAACCCACCTTCCAGAAATGGTGCTTCGCATGCCACCATTTACCCTTACGGGCCTTTTAAGGCAGGGGATGGCAAAACTGTCATGCTCGGCCTGCAAAACGAACGTGAGTGGGTTCAGTTCTGTGAAATCGTTCTCGAAAATCCCGTGCTCGCCAAAGACGAGCGCTTTGACAAAAATTTTAAACGCAATGAAAAGCGCGCTGAACTACTAGAGATTATCAATACTTGTTTTAGCAAGCTCACCTCGGAGCAACTCATTGCGCGCTTAGAGAAGGCGCAGATAGCAAACGCCCATCTGAATGATATGGAAGGCTTGTGGAAGCACGAGCAATTAAAAGCCCGTAAGCGCTGGACGGAAGTTGGCACCCCGAATGGTCAGATTGCTGCCCTACTTCCTCCAGGCCTTAATGACAGCTATGAATATCGGATGGACCCGATTCCATCTGTAGGTCAGCATACCGACGCCATCTTAAAAGAGCTCGGCTTAGCTGAAACCGAAATCGCCAATATGCGCGCAAGCGGAGCGATTTAA
- a CDS encoding acyl-CoA dehydrogenase family protein — MNHPIPKPDQYQDMREALRDLCKSFDSAYWQKIDHERGYPEAFVKAMTEAGWLAALIPEEYGGSGLGLAEASVIMEEINFSGGNSGSCHGQMYNMGTLLRHGSEAQKKMYLPKIATGELRLQSMAVTEPTTGTDTTKLKTTAVKKGDKYVVNGQKVWISRIQHSDLMILLARTTPISEVQRKSEGMSIFIVNLKDAIGNGMEVRPIANMVNHETNEVFFDNLEIPAENLIGVESQGFKYILDGLNAERVLIAAECIGDAYWFIDRARRYANDRVVFDRPIGKNQGIQFPIADSYIETEAANLMRFKACELFDNHQPCGPEANMAKYLAAKASWEAANVCLQTHGGFGFANEYDVERKFRETRLYQVAPISTNLIYSYIAEHVLGLPRSF, encoded by the coding sequence ATGAATCACCCTATTCCCAAACCTGATCAATATCAAGACATGCGTGAAGCCTTGCGCGACCTCTGCAAAAGCTTTGACTCAGCCTATTGGCAAAAGATTGACCACGAACGTGGCTATCCAGAAGCTTTTGTAAAAGCAATGACTGAAGCTGGTTGGTTGGCAGCCCTGATTCCAGAAGAATATGGTGGCTCAGGATTAGGGCTAGCAGAAGCATCCGTCATCATGGAAGAGATTAATTTTTCTGGCGGCAATTCTGGTTCATGCCATGGTCAGATGTACAACATGGGCACCCTTCTTCGCCACGGCTCTGAAGCACAGAAGAAAATGTACTTACCTAAGATTGCCACTGGCGAATTACGCTTACAAAGTATGGCTGTCACAGAACCGACTACGGGTACCGATACCACTAAACTCAAAACCACCGCAGTGAAAAAAGGTGACAAGTATGTTGTCAATGGTCAGAAGGTTTGGATCTCTCGTATTCAGCACTCTGATTTGATGATTCTCTTGGCGCGCACTACCCCCATCAGTGAAGTTCAGCGCAAATCTGAAGGAATGTCGATTTTTATCGTCAACCTTAAAGATGCTATTGGTAATGGGATGGAAGTGCGCCCTATCGCCAATATGGTCAACCATGAAACCAATGAAGTTTTCTTCGATAACCTAGAAATTCCTGCTGAGAATCTTATAGGCGTCGAAAGCCAAGGCTTTAAGTACATTCTTGATGGCCTCAATGCTGAACGCGTTCTCATTGCTGCCGAGTGTATCGGTGATGCCTATTGGTTCATCGATCGTGCTCGTCGCTATGCCAATGACCGCGTAGTATTTGATCGCCCTATCGGTAAAAATCAAGGGATTCAATTTCCGATTGCTGACAGCTATATCGAAACAGAGGCGGCGAATTTGATGCGCTTTAAGGCTTGCGAGTTATTTGATAACCACCAGCCCTGTGGTCCCGAAGCCAACATGGCAAAGTATTTAGCAGCCAAGGCATCTTGGGAAGCAGCAAACGTATGCCTACAGACACACGGTGGATTTGGTTTTGCAAATGAATATGACGTAGAACGTAAGTTCAGAGAGACTCGCTTGTATCAAGTCGCACCAATCTCCACAAACTTGATCTACTCCTATATTGCTGAGCATGTTCTTGGCCTACCAAGATCTTTCTGA
- a CDS encoding YqaA family protein, with amino-acid sequence MEHALAHFFGWFGMPSVGLPAVFISAFVSATLLPVGSEPILFGYITLNPHLYWMAILVATVGNTLGGMFDWWLGSLARRGIKSIAEPTDSRVKKWLGDHGPKMLLLSWLPGFGDPLCLAAGWLKLPWKSCLIYMFIGKLLRYLTLTWLLTLVPDSYWHQLGHWLHLI; translated from the coding sequence ATGGAGCACGCACTTGCGCATTTTTTTGGATGGTTTGGTATGCCCTCAGTGGGCTTACCCGCAGTGTTCATTAGCGCCTTTGTTTCAGCAACCCTACTACCGGTTGGTTCTGAGCCGATCCTGTTTGGTTACATCACACTCAATCCTCATTTGTATTGGATGGCGATATTAGTAGCTACCGTTGGAAATACTTTAGGGGGTATGTTTGATTGGTGGCTCGGCTCACTTGCGCGCAGAGGGATTAAATCGATTGCTGAACCGACAGATAGCCGTGTGAAGAAATGGCTGGGAGATCATGGACCAAAGATGTTATTACTCTCTTGGCTACCTGGTTTTGGCGATCCCTTGTGTCTGGCTGCAGGATGGCTCAAATTACCTTGGAAGTCTTGCCTGATTTATATGTTCATTGGCAAGTTACTGCGCTATCTGACCTTAACCTGGTTACTGACCTTGGTACCAGATAGTTATTGGCACCAGTTAGGCCATTGGTTGCATCTCATTTAA
- a CDS encoding ABC transporter ATP-binding protein, producing MLRIENLNAWYDRSHVLQGISLEVNKGEIVTLMGRNGAGKTTTLRSLMGLLSKRQGKASIDGTSFLDLPAHERFHLGLAYVPEDRRIVPGLTVKENLELGVIAQKNRGEMSALVDEIAETFPRLKERLEQDGTSMSGGEQQMLAIARAMIAKPKVILLDEPSEGIMPVLVEEMFELFAKLKQQGLTILLVEQNVQQALKISDRAYILDQGEIVFHDTAQNLLNNDEIQQKYCAV from the coding sequence ATGTTGCGTATTGAAAACTTAAACGCCTGGTATGACCGTAGCCACGTTTTGCAAGGCATCTCTCTTGAAGTGAATAAAGGAGAGATTGTGACTTTGATGGGGCGCAATGGCGCTGGTAAGACCACTACCTTACGCTCTCTAATGGGTCTACTCTCTAAGCGTCAAGGCAAGGCGTCCATTGATGGTACCTCCTTTTTAGATCTACCTGCGCATGAGCGCTTTCATTTGGGCCTTGCCTATGTTCCAGAAGACCGCCGCATTGTTCCAGGTCTGACCGTTAAAGAAAATCTAGAGTTAGGCGTCATTGCTCAAAAAAATCGTGGTGAGATGAGTGCCTTAGTAGACGAAATCGCTGAGACCTTCCCAAGACTCAAAGAGCGTCTTGAGCAAGATGGCACATCCATGTCTGGCGGAGAGCAGCAGATGCTTGCGATTGCTCGCGCCATGATTGCCAAACCAAAGGTGATTTTGCTAGATGAACCTTCTGAAGGGATCATGCCGGTGTTGGTAGAAGAGATGTTTGAACTCTTTGCAAAGCTGAAGCAACAAGGTTTAACGATTCTGTTAGTTGAACAAAATGTTCAGCAAGCTTTAAAGATTTCTGATCGAGCCTACATCCTAGATCAAGGCGAGATTGTGTTTCATGACACTGCTCAGAATCTCCTGAACAACGACGAGATTCAACAAAAGTATTGCGCTGTCTAG
- a CDS encoding ABC transporter ATP-binding protein produces MNSTTTTPILEARNVSKSFGKFKALQNVSTSFMPGTLTAIIGPNGAGKSTFFNVLSGAFPPTSGQILFNGKDITGMQQHEFARVGISKSFQITNVFKQLSVHENVRVAAQMETARYNFLRNAQSYPGPIEIADQVLRRVNLEHLRNKKTGDLAHGQQRALEIAMALACNPSLLLLDEPTAGMSPEETLVMMDLIRTLASERTVILVEHKMKLIMGLCKRIIVLHHGEFLAEGTPEEIQNNAEVRRVYLGQG; encoded by the coding sequence ATGAATAGCACAACGACTACCCCCATCCTTGAAGCTCGCAACGTCAGTAAGAGTTTTGGCAAGTTCAAAGCGCTGCAAAATGTTTCCACTAGCTTTATGCCTGGAACCTTAACGGCCATTATTGGACCTAATGGCGCAGGCAAGAGCACCTTCTTTAATGTCTTAAGTGGCGCATTTCCTCCGACTAGCGGACAAATCCTCTTTAACGGCAAAGATATTACCGGCATGCAGCAGCATGAGTTTGCTCGCGTTGGTATTTCCAAGAGCTTTCAGATCACCAACGTCTTTAAGCAACTATCTGTTCATGAAAATGTCCGCGTGGCTGCACAGATGGAAACTGCCCGCTATAACTTTCTGCGCAATGCTCAAAGCTATCCAGGTCCAATTGAGATTGCCGATCAAGTTCTCCGCCGCGTGAACTTAGAACATCTGCGCAATAAGAAAACCGGCGATCTGGCTCACGGGCAACAGCGCGCCCTAGAGATTGCGATGGCACTGGCTTGTAATCCCAGTCTTCTCCTCTTGGATGAACCTACCGCAGGGATGTCTCCCGAAGAGACCTTGGTCATGATGGATCTCATCCGCACGCTGGCTAGTGAGCGTACTGTGATTTTGGTTGAGCACAAGATGAAACTGATTATGGGCTTATGCAAGCGCATCATCGTCTTGCATCATGGCGAGTTCTTGGCCGAGGGCACACCAGAAGAAATCCAAAATAATGCTGAGGTACGTCGTGTGTACCTTGGTCAAGGTTAA